In the genome of Quercus robur chromosome 3, dhQueRobu3.1, whole genome shotgun sequence, one region contains:
- the LOC126718598 gene encoding septin and tuftelin-interacting protein 1 homolog 1-like: protein MELIEKFAQWIDDDDNDYSFGVSERCRLDGDIYKKTKPMNFISTGTQKIDNNGGSAGLGFTEEEEDFLPTAFGKMIKEGALKRMREKEKSKGKRARDDEGGFGFASVGGEFEKHTKGIGMKLLQKMGYKGGGLGKNAHGIVTPIQPKLRPKNMGIGFNDFNETEDKKKGLLGSERVGVERVKEKRLWSTKKKLENEEDLKEEKDRLLVVSERQKRQLYSMVEILNVLDQLDEDRSTGELTLDSLAELFIQLKSRFAEDYKLCNLSVIACSYALPLFIRVFQGWDPLQNPFHGFEIVSLWKSLLLSDQEFTASPYAQLISQVLLPAVRLSVINTWQAREPEPMLRFLDSWQKLLPHSVLHYILDYIVMPKLNSAVGCWEPLRETVPIHLWVHPWLQYLGHKLEGIFETIRFKLSQVLVAWHPSDASAYTILSPWKAVFDSASWEHLMSRFVVPKLQLILQEFQLNPANQKLDEFYWVMKWASDIPSHLMVDMMVRFFFSKWQQVLYHWLQASPNFEEITNWYLGWKELLPKELLANESIRYQLNRGLEMMNQAVEGLEVVQPGLEENIGYFRVPEQRQFEAQQKAVTQQSAMSFSMDDMSVKEVIEVHAQQHGLLFKPKPGRRHDGHQIYAFGNLSVIIDALNQKVYAQTEEGWSLVSLQDLVDKHQSSLS from the coding sequence ATGGAGTTGATAGAGAAGTTCGCCCAATGGATCGACGACGACGACAACGATTACTCCTTTGGAGTATCCGAAAGGTGTCGCTTAGATGGAGATATttacaagaaaaccaaaccgatgAACTTCATCTCCACCGGCACCCAGAAAATCGATAACAATGGCGGCTCTGCTGGTCTAGGGTTTactgaggaggaggaggatttTTTGCCAACGGCGTTTGGGAAGATGATTAAGGAGGGAGCCTTGAAGAGgatgagagagaaggaaaagtcTAAGGGTAAGAGAGCTAGAGACGACGAAGGTGGTTTTGGTTTTGCAAGTGTTGGTGGTGAGTTTGAGAAGCACACCAAAGGGATTGGTATGAAACTGTTGCAAAAAATGGGGTACAAAGGCGGTGGCCTTGGGAAGAATGCACATGGGATTGTCACTCCGATTCAGCCCAAACTTCGCCCCAAGAACATGGGTATAGGCTTTAACGATTTCAACGAGACAGAAGATAAGAAGAAGGGTTTGTTGGGCAGTGAGCGTGTGGGTGTAGAGAGAGTGAAGGAGAAGCGGTTGTGGTCGACGAAGAAGAAGTTGGAGAATGAAGAGGACTTGAAAGAGGAGAAGGATAGATTGTTAGTCGTCTCTGAGAGGCAGAAGCGGCAGTTGTATAGTATGGTAGAGATATTGAATGTGCTGGATCAATTGGATGAAGACAGATCCACAGGTGAGTTGACATTGGATTCACTTGCCGAGCTATTCATTCAGTTGAAGAGTAGATTTGCCGAGGATTATAAGCTCTGTAACTTGTCTGTCATCGCCTGCTCATATGCTCTGCCTTTGTTTATTAGAGTTTTCCAGGGTTGGGACCCTCTTCAAAATCCCTTTCACGGCTTTGAGATTGTGTCTCTGTGGAAGAGTCTACTTCTGAGTGATCAAGAGTTTACTGCTTCGCCTTATGCCCAGTTGATATCCCAAGTTCTTTTACCAGCTGTTAGACTTTCTGTCATCAATACTTGGCAGGCTAGGGAACCTGAACCAATGCTACGGTTCCTGGATTCTTGGCAAAAGTTGTTACCCCATTCCGTCCTCCACTACATACTGGATTACATTGTCATGCCAAAATTAAATAGTGCGGTGGGCTGTTGGGAACCTTTACGCGAAACTGTTCCAATCCACCTTTGGGTGCACCCGTGGTTACAGTATTTGGGACACAAATTGGAAGGTATCTTCGAGACTATACGTTTCAAGTTGAGTCAAGTTCTTGTTGCTTGGCACCCAAGTGACGCATCTGCCTATACTATTTTATCTCCTTGGAAGGCTGTGTTTGATTCAGCGAGTTGGGAACACCTTATGAGCAGATTTGTCGTTCCAAAGTTGCAGCTTATTCTGCAGGAGTTCCAACTAAACCCTGCAAATCAGAAGCTTGATGAGTTTTATTGGGTTATGAAGTGGGCCTCTGATATTCCAAGTCATCTTATGGTTGATATGATGGTGAGGTTCTTTTTTTCCAAGTGGCAACAGGTTTTGTATCATTGGTTACAAGCAAGCCCAAACTTTGAGGAGATAACAAATTGGTATTTGGGATGGAAGGAACTTCTTCCGAAGGAGCTTCTTGCAAACGAAAGTATCCGGTATCAGCTTAATCGTGGTCTTGAGATGATGAACCAGGCTGTTGAAGGTTTGGAGGTGGTCCAACCTGGTTTGGAAGAGAACATTGGCTATTTTAGGGTACCAGAGCAAAGGCAATTTGAGGCTCAACAGAAAGCAGTAACACAACAATCTGCCATGAGTTTTAGCATGgatgatatgagtgttaaggaAGTTATTGAAGTCCATGCCCAACAACACGGCTTACTATTCAAGCCTAAACCAGGCCGGAGGCATGATGGTCACCAGATCTATGCCTTTGGTAATTTGAGTGTGATAATTGATGCTCTAAATCAAAAGGTGTATGCTCAAACTGAGGAAGGGTGGTCCCTTGTATCCCTTCAAGACTTAGTGGACAAGCACCAGAGTTCTCTTTCGTAG